In Hemiscyllium ocellatum isolate sHemOce1 chromosome 2, sHemOce1.pat.X.cur, whole genome shotgun sequence, a single window of DNA contains:
- the c2h9orf85 gene encoding uncharacterized protein C9orf85 homolog isoform X1 produces MSSQKGNVTRKRAQKHQNVVGFKNDKYDKSEKMKQLNAMVHTGVCKHCKEVLEWKIKYNKYKPLGQARKCVKCLQKTVKDSYHIMCKPCAFKLELCAKCGKKEEIVYPLASEENQRKGSNVEINLRTRSRLNSGKTDGDDDDDDNSIADSDFDCDEGNEVKDEGNFIQSSLTPLPTPHVDAALHKNNSSKTKGTEAHGMLNISMLTLDV; encoded by the exons ATGAGTTCCCAGAAAGGAAACGTGACAAGGAAGAGAGCACAAAAACATCAGAACGTCGTTGGGTTCAAAAATGACAAATATGACAAAAGTGAAAAGATGAAG CAATTAAATGCAATGGTGCATACAGGTGTCTGTAAACATTGTAAGGAAGTGttggaatggaaaataaaatacAACAAATATAAGCCACTTGGCCAGGCTCGGAAATG TGTTAAATGCCTTCAGAAAACAGTGAAGGACTCTTACCACATTATGTGTAAACCCTGTGCTTTCAAATTGGAACTCTGCGCCAAATGTGGGAAGAAAGAAGAGATTGTGTATCC ATTGGCTTCTGAGGAAAACCAACGAAAAGGCAGCAACGTTGAAATTAATCTAAGAACAAGAAGCAGACTAAACAGCGGAAAAAcggatggtgatgatgatgatgatgacaacAGTATTGCTGACTCTGATTTTGATTGTGATGAGGGCAATGAGGTAAAAGACGAAGGTAATTTCATTCAATCCTCTTTAACTCCTTTGCCCACTCCACATGTGGATGCAGCATTGCATAAAAACAATTCATCAAAGACTAAAGGAACTGAGGCACATGGCATGCTCAATATTTCTATGTTGACTCTGGATGTATGA
- the c2h9orf85 gene encoding uncharacterized protein C9orf85 homolog isoform X2 — protein MSSQKGNVTRKRAQKHQNVVGFKNDKYDKSEKMKQLNAMVHTGVCKHCKEVLEWKIKYNKYKPLGQARKCVKCLQKTVKDSYHIMCKPCAFKLELCAKCGKKEEIVYPLASEENQRKGSNVEINLRTRSRLNSGKTDGDDDDDDNSIADSDFDCDEGNEVKDEDASEENQ, from the exons ATGAGTTCCCAGAAAGGAAACGTGACAAGGAAGAGAGCACAAAAACATCAGAACGTCGTTGGGTTCAAAAATGACAAATATGACAAAAGTGAAAAGATGAAG CAATTAAATGCAATGGTGCATACAGGTGTCTGTAAACATTGTAAGGAAGTGttggaatggaaaataaaatacAACAAATATAAGCCACTTGGCCAGGCTCGGAAATG TGTTAAATGCCTTCAGAAAACAGTGAAGGACTCTTACCACATTATGTGTAAACCCTGTGCTTTCAAATTGGAACTCTGCGCCAAATGTGGGAAGAAAGAAGAGATTGTGTATCC ATTGGCTTCTGAGGAAAACCAACGAAAAGGCAGCAACGTTGAAATTAATCTAAGAACAAGAAGCAGACTAAACAGCGGAAAAAcggatggtgatgatgatgatgatgacaacAGTATTGCTGACTCTGATTTTGATTGTGATGAGGGCAATGAGGTAAAAGACGAAG
- the c2h9orf85 gene encoding uncharacterized protein C9orf85 homolog isoform X3 has translation MSSQKGNVTRKRAQKHQNVVGFKNDKYDKSEKMKQLNAMVHTGVCKHCKEVLEWKIKYNKYKPLGQARK, from the exons ATGAGTTCCCAGAAAGGAAACGTGACAAGGAAGAGAGCACAAAAACATCAGAACGTCGTTGGGTTCAAAAATGACAAATATGACAAAAGTGAAAAGATGAAG CAATTAAATGCAATGGTGCATACAGGTGTCTGTAAACATTGTAAGGAAGTGttggaatggaaaataaaatacAACAAATATAAGCCACTTGGCCAGGCTCGGAAATG A